The Virgibacillus phasianinus genome includes a window with the following:
- a CDS encoding quaternary amine ABC transporter ATP-binding protein: MPVIEVKNLSKVFGKNPKQALKLLDKGTSKDEILKETGNTVGVNRATFSVEAGEIFVIMGLSGSGKSTLVRLLNRLIEPTEGNVLIDGEDLSTMNKKELRKVRREKMSMVFQRFALFPHRSILENTEYGLEIQKVSKEERKKKAQESLEMVGLGGYIHQNPGQLSGGMQQRVGLARALANNPEVLLMDEAFSALDPLIRKEMQDELIDLQASMQKTIIFITHDLDEALRLGDRIALMKDGSIVQIGTPEEILVNPANDYVERFVEDVDRSKVLTASQIMKRPETINVEKHGPRVALERMREEGLSSIIVVDGKRNLQGYVTADDASGAKQKDIRDITEILRTDIPKVEKDTALNDIFNIIHDSPIPVAVMDGEKLVGIIVRGALIAALAGDGEVNLNHA, from the coding sequence GTGCCGGTCATTGAAGTAAAGAACCTGTCAAAAGTGTTCGGCAAGAATCCTAAACAAGCGTTAAAGTTGCTTGATAAGGGTACGTCTAAAGATGAAATTTTAAAAGAAACTGGAAATACGGTTGGGGTTAATCGAGCAACCTTTTCGGTGGAAGCCGGGGAAATATTTGTCATTATGGGACTGTCAGGTAGCGGGAAATCAACATTAGTACGATTGCTAAACCGGTTAATTGAACCTACCGAGGGAAATGTGTTAATTGACGGAGAAGACTTGTCTACCATGAATAAGAAGGAATTGCGAAAAGTACGCAGAGAAAAGATGAGCATGGTTTTTCAACGCTTTGCGTTATTCCCGCATCGGTCCATTCTGGAAAACACAGAGTATGGATTAGAAATTCAAAAGGTGTCAAAAGAAGAAAGAAAGAAAAAAGCACAGGAATCATTAGAGATGGTTGGACTTGGTGGGTACATTCATCAAAATCCGGGACAATTATCTGGTGGTATGCAGCAGCGTGTTGGGTTAGCACGTGCACTGGCAAATAATCCGGAAGTGTTATTAATGGATGAGGCCTTTTCAGCACTGGATCCATTAATTCGTAAAGAAATGCAGGATGAATTAATTGACCTTCAAGCAAGTATGCAGAAGACGATTATTTTTATTACACATGATCTTGATGAGGCACTAAGACTTGGAGATCGAATTGCCTTAATGAAGGATGGATCCATCGTGCAAATTGGCACACCGGAAGAAATTCTTGTGAATCCAGCCAATGATTATGTGGAACGATTTGTTGAGGATGTCGACCGTTCAAAGGTCTTAACGGCAAGTCAAATCATGAAGCGCCCGGAAACAATTAATGTAGAAAAGCATGGCCCGCGCGTTGCACTTGAAAGAATGCGGGAAGAAGGACTGTCAAGCATTATTGTGGTAGATGGGAAACGTAACCTGCAAGGATACGTTACAGCAGATGATGCCTCAGGTGCTAAACAAAAAGATATACGTGATATTACGGAAATTTTGCGTACGGACATTCCTAAAGTAGAAAAAGATACAGCATTAAACGACATTTTCAATATCATTCATGATTCACCAATTCCGGTAGCAGTGATGGATGGGGAGAAACTAGTTGGAATAATCGTTCGTGGTGCGTTAATTGCAGCACTTGCTGGTGATGGTGAGGTGAATTTAAATCATGCTTGA
- a CDS encoding YtxH domain-containing protein: protein MVRGKSLVYGFVIGGVVSAAAALLSTPSSGRDLRFRAREQSGEWKDMISNLKFDGLRLKQQISETSKEGAALIKDLTQEMKKSVQDWQQTVEPHQENIHKYLEQIESSLKDLEEKVKNNQQ, encoded by the coding sequence ATGGTAAGAGGCAAATCATTAGTATACGGTTTTGTTATTGGCGGGGTTGTCAGTGCGGCGGCCGCATTACTGAGCACACCATCTTCTGGCAGAGATTTGCGTTTCCGTGCAAGAGAACAAAGCGGCGAATGGAAAGATATGATAAGTAACTTGAAATTTGACGGCCTTCGTTTAAAACAACAGATTAGTGAAACTTCAAAAGAGGGCGCTGCATTAATTAAAGATCTAACCCAGGAAATGAAAAAGTCTGTCCAGGATTGGCAGCAGACTGTTGAGCCACATCAGGAAAACATTCATAAATACTTGGAGCAAATTGAATCAAGTCTTAAAGATTTAGAAGAAAAAGTGAAAAATAATCAGCAATAA
- a CDS encoding peptidylprolyl isomerase yields MKKLAIALTLSAGVLSLTACNSDKEAVVETKAGDITKDEFYNELKDQFGDQVLKKMVTEEVLEDKYDVPKEDVDAEVKKLKDQYGDQFEMVLQKSGYKDVDAFRDVVKLSLLQEAAVSEDVKISDKEIKTQYERMKTEVKASHILVDDKKTAEEVEKKLENGGDFAKLAKEYSTDKKSAEKGGDVGYFSVGKMVPEFTDAAYNLKVGEVSDPVKSQFGYHIIKVTDKRDAKTELGSFKEEKDNIRRQILNNKVDPAKAQAKLDKLLKDADIDVKIDQYEDLFETEKAKEDKKSSKEDKSKSEDESKKDDTSKEEDAK; encoded by the coding sequence ATGAAAAAGCTTGCAATTGCACTAACGCTCTCTGCTGGAGTATTAAGTTTAACAGCTTGTAACTCAGACAAAGAAGCGGTTGTAGAAACAAAAGCAGGAGACATCACAAAAGATGAATTTTACAATGAATTAAAGGATCAATTCGGTGATCAAGTACTTAAAAAAATGGTGACAGAAGAGGTTCTTGAAGATAAATATGATGTTCCTAAAGAAGACGTTGACGCCGAAGTTAAAAAGCTTAAAGATCAATACGGAGACCAATTTGAGATGGTACTACAAAAGAGCGGATACAAAGATGTGGATGCATTCCGTGATGTAGTTAAACTTAGTCTGCTTCAAGAAGCTGCTGTCTCAGAGGACGTTAAAATTAGCGATAAAGAAATCAAAACCCAATATGAACGAATGAAAACTGAAGTTAAAGCTTCACACATTTTAGTTGACGACAAAAAAACTGCTGAAGAAGTTGAAAAGAAATTGGAAAATGGCGGAGACTTTGCTAAGCTTGCAAAAGAATATTCGACAGACAAGAAAAGCGCGGAAAAGGGCGGGGATGTTGGATATTTCTCCGTTGGCAAAATGGTCCCAGAGTTTACAGACGCAGCTTATAATTTAAAAGTTGGTGAGGTTAGTGATCCGGTTAAATCCCAATTTGGATATCACATCATCAAAGTGACGGACAAGCGTGATGCGAAAACAGAACTTGGTTCATTTAAGGAAGAAAAAGATAATATACGCAGGCAAATATTAAATAATAAAGTTGATCCAGCGAAAGCTCAGGCCAAACTTGACAAATTATTAAAAGATGCTGACATTGATGTAAAAATTGATCAATACGAAGATTTATTTGAAACAGAAAAAGCAAAAGAAGACAAGAAGTCATCAAAGGAAGATAAGTCAAAATCAGAAGATGAATCAAAGAAGGATGACACTTCTAAAGAAGAAGATGCAAAATAA
- a CDS encoding sporulation YhaL family protein: MIIGVPWWVFMLILCIFLSGYMAYRAMRAERRLEQQFIEREGKVYIDRMEKERETKERMTQ, encoded by the coding sequence ATGATTATTGGAGTGCCTTGGTGGGTTTTTATGCTCATTTTATGTATTTTTTTAAGTGGATATATGGCCTATCGAGCAATGAGGGCAGAACGCAGACTTGAACAACAATTCATCGAACGTGAAGGAAAAGTGTATATCGATCGAATGGAAAAAGAACGCGAAACAAAAGAACGAATGACCCAATAA
- a CDS encoding GbsR/MarR family transcriptional regulator has protein sequence MEKANEQLTSKIVIEFAKTIELFDLTPLEARLFAYLYLIEDPMTLDEMSEVIGKSKTSMSTSIRSLLDLNLVTRVWKKGVRKDLYKANSQLFKTFMNSYINKWIDAANNQQSSLQEIKKNIDAPSSNSELQSIYQRLTNIMEFHSNIEKSFRDLKME, from the coding sequence TTGGAAAAAGCAAATGAACAACTTACCAGCAAAATTGTAATTGAATTTGCAAAAACGATTGAATTATTTGATTTAACTCCACTGGAGGCAAGACTATTTGCCTATTTATATTTGATAGAGGACCCCATGACCTTGGATGAAATGAGTGAAGTAATCGGAAAAAGCAAAACTTCCATGAGTACTAGTATTAGAAGTTTACTCGATTTAAACTTGGTAACACGCGTGTGGAAAAAAGGTGTACGAAAAGATCTCTACAAAGCTAACTCACAATTATTTAAAACGTTTATGAATTCCTATATTAATAAATGGATTGACGCAGCCAACAATCAACAAAGCTCTTTGCAAGAGATTAAAAAAAATATTGATGCTCCATCATCAAATAGTGAACTACAATCCATTTATCAACGTTTGACTAACATCATGGAGTTCCACAGTAATATTGAAAAATCATTTCGTGACCTGAAAATGGAGTAA
- the yhaM gene encoding 3'-5' exoribonuclease YhaM: protein MNKGLGYLNIGEAFDGFVLIKDATRGVASNGKPFLTLILRDSTGEIDAKLWDVSKEDEAIFVAEQIVKLSGEINQFRGKAQLKILSLRPAQPTDDVHVTDFIEKAPVDKEVLMERLTEAIFEMENPTMQRIVRAFIKRYQDALLTYPAATKNHHEYVSGLAHHIVSMVALARELHHLYPQLNKDLLYAGIILHDLGKLKELSGVITTSYTIEGKLLGHIPMMVEEIGHVARELQIEEDEEVLILQHLVLSHHGKAEWGSPKPPMVREAELLHLIDLIDAKMNMLNRSLEKIKPGEFTERIFALDNRSFYKPLFEKN from the coding sequence ATGAACAAAGGACTCGGATACTTAAATATCGGAGAAGCATTTGACGGATTTGTCCTGATTAAAGATGCCACCCGTGGTGTGGCGAGTAATGGAAAACCTTTCTTAACACTGATTCTTCGGGACTCAACTGGAGAAATTGATGCAAAGCTATGGGATGTTTCAAAAGAAGATGAAGCAATATTTGTTGCTGAACAAATTGTTAAATTGTCAGGAGAGATTAATCAATTTCGTGGAAAAGCACAGCTTAAAATTTTGTCCTTAAGGCCCGCACAGCCGACAGATGACGTTCATGTAACGGATTTCATCGAAAAAGCACCAGTTGATAAAGAAGTATTAATGGAGAGGCTGACTGAGGCAATATTTGAAATGGAAAACCCTACAATGCAACGAATCGTCCGGGCCTTTATAAAACGATATCAGGACGCATTGTTAACCTATCCTGCTGCGACGAAAAATCATCATGAATACGTTTCCGGGTTGGCCCATCATATTGTAAGTATGGTTGCGTTAGCACGGGAATTGCACCATTTATATCCTCAGTTGAACAAAGATTTATTATATGCGGGTATTATCTTACATGATTTAGGGAAATTAAAAGAATTATCTGGGGTAATAACAACGTCGTATACAATCGAGGGAAAATTGCTTGGTCATATTCCGATGATGGTGGAAGAAATAGGGCATGTTGCGCGTGAATTGCAAATCGAGGAAGATGAAGAGGTTCTGATTTTGCAGCATTTGGTCCTAAGTCATCATGGTAAAGCAGAATGGGGGAGTCCAAAACCGCCAATGGTCCGTGAAGCGGAGCTCCTGCATCTGATTGATCTAATTGATGCGAAAATGAATATGCTTAACCGCTCACTTGAAAAAATCAAACCAGGTGAATTTACAGAACGAATTTTTGCCTTGGATAATCGGTCCTTTTACAAACCCCTATTTGAAAAAAACTAA
- a CDS encoding glycine betaine ABC transporter substrate-binding protein, with protein sequence MFNLNWKKAGLVAGLSLSLVAAGCSSDDESSKDTSSSDKGGDVNYSEEVDYTITGIEPGAGVVKTSEKAVKKYDSLKGWTVQTSSSGAMATALGEAIENEEPIIVTGWQPHWMFSKYDLKYLKDPKGVFGEDETINTMVRKGLKEDMPNANKLLDQFAWTTEDMNAVMLNIANGSDPADAAAKWVESNQDKVSEWTKGVEKVDGKEIELVYVEWDSAVASNNVVKNVLENFGFKVTLTPIDNAIMWKSVANGEADAMLAGWLPVTHGDLYAQYKDQLVNLGESLSGANIGLAVPAYMDVDSIKDLKPAE encoded by the coding sequence ATGTTTAACTTAAACTGGAAAAAAGCCGGTCTTGTTGCTGGCCTTTCATTATCATTAGTTGCTGCAGGCTGCAGTTCTGATGATGAATCATCAAAGGATACATCATCTTCAGATAAGGGCGGAGATGTAAATTATAGTGAAGAAGTGGATTACACAATCACAGGTATCGAACCTGGTGCTGGAGTTGTAAAAACTTCTGAGAAAGCTGTAAAAAAGTATGACAGCTTAAAAGGCTGGACAGTTCAAACTTCATCAAGCGGTGCAATGGCCACAGCGTTAGGTGAAGCAATTGAAAATGAAGAACCAATCATTGTTACAGGTTGGCAGCCACATTGGATGTTTTCTAAATATGATTTAAAATATTTGAAGGATCCAAAAGGAGTATTTGGAGAAGACGAAACCATTAATACAATGGTACGAAAAGGACTTAAGGAAGATATGCCAAATGCAAATAAATTGTTAGACCAATTTGCTTGGACAACAGAAGACATGAATGCAGTCATGTTGAATATCGCAAATGGTTCAGACCCTGCTGACGCTGCTGCTAAATGGGTAGAATCAAATCAAGATAAGGTTTCTGAATGGACAAAAGGCGTAGAAAAAGTTGATGGGAAAGAAATCGAATTAGTGTATGTGGAATGGGATTCCGCGGTTGCATCTAATAATGTTGTTAAGAATGTATTAGAAAACTTCGGATTTAAAGTAACCTTAACTCCAATTGACAATGCAATCATGTGGAAATCAGTTGCAAATGGCGAAGCAGATGCTATGCTTGCCGGATGGTTACCTGTAACACATGGTGATCTTTACGCACAATATAAAGATCAATTAGTTAACCTGGGTGAAAGTCTTTCTGGAGCAAACATAGGATTAGCTGTTCCAGCATACATGGATGTTGATTCAATTAAAGACTTAAAACCAGCTGAATAA
- a CDS encoding glycine betaine ABC transporter substrate-binding protein, producing the protein MKKKFYTSTILIAGLMLTLLIAGCGSDEEGESSNTDNKKNYSEAVEHTITGIEPGAGISVTTEKAIEEYDSLKGWSVEESSTAAMMTELDEAIEKQEPIVVTGWNPHWMFAKYEDLKYLKDPKGVYGKTEMIKTLARKGLKEDKPNAYKLLDQFHWEVEDMEGIMLESTESGKIFLKWQKSGLKSTQMLFRSGQKVLMM; encoded by the coding sequence ATGAAAAAAAAGTTTTATACAAGTACTATTTTAATTGCTGGCCTCATGTTAACCCTGCTAATAGCAGGCTGCGGGTCCGATGAAGAAGGAGAATCATCAAATACGGATAATAAGAAAAACTATAGTGAAGCAGTAGAGCATACAATTACTGGAATAGAGCCTGGTGCGGGGATCAGTGTTACAACAGAAAAGGCAATTGAGGAATACGATAGTTTGAAAGGCTGGTCAGTTGAAGAGTCTTCAACTGCTGCGATGATGACAGAACTTGATGAGGCAATTGAAAAACAGGAACCAATCGTCGTTACCGGCTGGAACCCACACTGGATGTTCGCGAAATATGAGGATTTAAAATACCTTAAAGATCCAAAAGGTGTTTATGGAAAAACAGAAATGATAAAAACATTAGCACGAAAAGGATTAAAAGAAGATAAACCGAATGCATATAAGTTATTGGATCAATTTCATTGGGAAGTAGAAGATATGGAAGGTATCATGCTTGAGTCCACGGAATCCGGGAAGATATTTCTAAAGTGGCAAAAAAGTGGGTTGAAGAGCACCCAGATGCTGTTTCGAAGTGGACAAAAGGTGTTGATGATGTAG
- a CDS encoding GbsR/MarR family transcriptional regulator encodes MSEIQESNNWKKYEETKEQFIQVIAKNMSLYGITSSVGRLYGVLFFENDPMTLDDMRDALEMSKTSMSTGVRALSDMKMVESTFKKGIRKDLYKSEEDWYKSFTSLFGNRWRHHTETNIEEADEAIDELVKIRESTSSEELKGKIDFDIERLRYAQNYYKWLMKFIQVIESGEIFKLIPKNVNE; translated from the coding sequence TTGTCTGAAATACAAGAGTCGAACAATTGGAAAAAGTATGAAGAAACGAAAGAGCAATTCATTCAGGTAATCGCCAAGAATATGAGTCTTTATGGAATAACGTCTTCGGTGGGGCGGCTATATGGTGTTTTGTTCTTTGAAAATGACCCCATGACATTGGATGATATGCGCGATGCATTGGAAATGAGTAAAACAAGCATGTCAACAGGTGTACGTGCTTTGTCTGATATGAAAATGGTGGAGTCAACGTTTAAAAAAGGAATAAGGAAAGATTTATATAAATCAGAAGAAGATTGGTATAAATCTTTTACTTCACTGTTTGGAAATCGCTGGCGTCATCATACGGAAACAAATATTGAAGAAGCAGATGAAGCAATAGACGAACTTGTCAAGATCCGGGAGTCAACCAGCAGTGAAGAACTTAAGGGAAAAATCGACTTTGATATTGAAAGGCTTCGGTATGCTCAAAACTATTACAAATGGCTGATGAAGTTTATCCAAGTTATTGAATCTGGTGAAATTTTCAAGTTAATTCCTAAAAACGTAAACGAATAA
- a CDS encoding tryptophan transporter: MNTRVLIILSLFVGIGAVLHTVVPAMLFGMKPDMLLSMMFLGIMLFPKLKYVIIVSIVTGVVSALTTLAPGGQIANLIDKPITGLLFFGLFLLIKNMVNEKIGAPILTGIGTIISGSIFLFSALYIVGLMDGIFTVLFLTIVLPTATVNAIVMIVVYPIVQKIMKRSQPITV, encoded by the coding sequence ATGAATACTAGAGTTTTGATTATTTTATCCTTATTTGTGGGGATCGGAGCAGTTTTACACACTGTTGTTCCAGCAATGTTGTTTGGGATGAAACCGGATATGTTATTATCCATGATGTTTTTGGGAATTATGCTATTTCCGAAATTGAAGTACGTGATAATAGTATCCATTGTAACTGGAGTAGTTTCCGCACTAACAACACTTGCTCCCGGAGGACAAATTGCAAACCTTATCGATAAACCAATAACCGGCTTATTATTTTTTGGATTGTTTTTATTAATAAAAAATATGGTAAATGAAAAGATTGGTGCACCAATTTTAACGGGTATCGGAACAATAATAAGCGGAAGTATATTTTTATTTTCAGCATTGTACATTGTTGGACTGATGGATGGAATTTTCACCGTATTATTTTTAACAATTGTTTTGCCCACAGCTACTGTCAATGCAATTGTCATGATTGTTGTTTACCCGATTGTACAAAAAATCATGAAACGGTCTCAGCCGATAACAGTATAA
- a CDS encoding DUF1878 family protein, with product MGYDDEKDAMSFHIKLLSRLVDVNHYPLVKLVIEKNMTKGEYSELFCLLQTLEEKYEIQKEEGFLDYTSLIVHFAGMLNEKLDPNETIYALEQEGYFPHLIKEFIKIIKQDNVTDEILSRYIRKKD from the coding sequence ATGGGGTATGATGATGAAAAAGATGCAATGTCTTTTCATATTAAATTGCTTTCAAGATTAGTTGATGTAAATCATTATCCGCTGGTCAAACTGGTAATTGAAAAGAATATGACAAAAGGGGAATATTCCGAGCTCTTTTGCTTGTTGCAAACGCTTGAAGAAAAATATGAAATACAAAAAGAAGAAGGGTTTTTGGATTATACAAGCCTGATTGTTCATTTCGCGGGTATGTTAAATGAAAAGTTGGATCCAAATGAAACCATTTATGCATTGGAGCAAGAGGGATACTTCCCACATTTGATAAAGGAGTTTATAAAAATAATAAAACAAGATAATGTAACAGACGAAATACTTAGCAGGTATATTCGCAAAAAAGACTGA
- a CDS encoding ABC transporter permease — MLDKMVDFAPEIPIADKTKLFTEWLTDTFSFIFDPLQENFSELMEYVSETLILIPPVIVMIVVAILAFFISGKKFGLAAFSLVGLWLIYNQGLWEHLMNTFTLVLISSILSVIIGVPFGILMSKSRTAEAIITPILDFMQTMPAFVYLIPAVAFFGIGMVPGVFASLIFATPPTVRFTNLGIRQVSKELVEASEAFGSTGSQKLFKVELPMAKATIMAGINQTVMLALSMVVIASMIGAPGLGREVLSALQRAQVGTGFVAGIGIVILAIIIDRFTQNVNSKKE; from the coding sequence ATGCTTGATAAGATGGTAGATTTTGCTCCAGAAATACCAATAGCAGATAAAACAAAGTTATTTACTGAATGGCTGACAGACACGTTTTCATTTATATTTGACCCACTGCAAGAAAACTTTAGTGAGTTAATGGAATATGTGTCCGAAACATTAATACTTATTCCACCTGTGATAGTGATGATTGTCGTTGCGATTCTAGCATTCTTTATTTCTGGTAAAAAGTTTGGCTTAGCGGCTTTCTCACTTGTTGGTCTTTGGTTAATATACAATCAGGGCTTATGGGAGCATTTAATGAATACATTTACCTTAGTTCTGATATCTAGTATTTTGTCTGTTATCATTGGTGTTCCGTTTGGAATATTGATGTCGAAAAGTAGAACGGCGGAGGCTATTATTACTCCAATACTGGACTTTATGCAAACAATGCCTGCTTTCGTTTATTTGATCCCAGCAGTTGCGTTCTTTGGAATTGGGATGGTGCCTGGTGTTTTTGCATCCTTAATATTTGCGACACCACCTACTGTCAGGTTTACAAATTTAGGAATCAGACAGGTTTCAAAAGAACTTGTAGAAGCATCGGAGGCATTTGGCAGTACGGGTTCACAGAAGTTGTTTAAAGTAGAATTGCCAATGGCTAAGGCAACGATAATGGCTGGTATCAACCAAACCGTTATGCTTGCGCTTTCCATGGTAGTTATTGCATCCATGATCGGCGCACCTGGTCTTGGAAGGGAAGTTCTGTCAGCACTTCAACGTGCACAGGTTGGAACGGGCTTCGTCGCTGGTATTGGAATTGTAATACTTGCAATTATTATTGATAGATTTACGCAAAATGTGAATAGTAAGAAGGAATAA
- a CDS encoding glycine betaine ABC transporter substrate-binding protein — protein sequence MAKKWVEEHPDAVSKWTKGVDDVDGVEIELVSTPWDSERSSSSVVAEVLKSKGFDVTVTPVDVAVVFKAIANGDGDATLAAWMPVTHKEFYEKYEGQFEDLGENLKGAKIGLAVPKYMDIDSIEDLKPAE from the coding sequence GTGGCAAAAAAGTGGGTTGAAGAGCACCCAGATGCTGTTTCGAAGTGGACAAAAGGTGTTGATGATGTAGATGGTGTTGAGATTGAATTGGTGTCGACGCCATGGGATTCCGAACGTTCATCTTCAAGTGTAGTTGCGGAAGTTTTAAAATCAAAAGGTTTTGATGTGACTGTTACTCCAGTTGATGTCGCGGTTGTGTTTAAGGCCATTGCTAACGGTGATGGAGATGCTACATTAGCGGCCTGGATGCCTGTTACACATAAAGAGTTTTACGAAAAGTACGAAGGTCAATTTGAAGATTTAGGTGAAAACTTAAAGGGTGCTAAAATAGGCTTGGCCGTTCCGAAGTATATGGACATTGACTCAATTGAAGACTTAAAGCCAGCTGAATAG
- a CDS encoding HIT family protein, with the protein MSHDDCIFCKIIDGEIPSAMVYEDEYVYAFLDISQVTKGHTLIIPKTHTKNIYETPEDVAREFFARVPKIANAIKATYNPIGMNLLNNNEEPADQSVFHLHIHLIPRYGESDGYSSNWITHTDDYTTGDLQTIAKEIGASI; encoded by the coding sequence ATGAGTCACGATGATTGCATTTTCTGTAAGATAATTGATGGAGAAATTCCTTCAGCCATGGTTTATGAGGATGAGTACGTCTATGCTTTCCTTGATATAAGTCAGGTAACAAAAGGGCATACGCTGATTATCCCAAAAACACATACAAAGAATATTTACGAAACCCCTGAAGATGTCGCAAGAGAATTTTTTGCCCGGGTTCCAAAGATTGCTAATGCTATTAAAGCAACCTACAATCCAATTGGCATGAATTTATTGAATAATAATGAGGAACCAGCCGATCAATCCGTTTTTCATTTACATATTCACCTGATCCCAAGGTACGGAGAGAGTGATGGTTATTCCTCAAACTGGATTACACATACTGACGATTATACAACCGGAGATCTGCAAACGATTGCTAAAGAAATCGGTGCTTCCATCTAG
- a CDS encoding DUF3267 domain-containing protein: MNCWKSINFTKEFGINRLYFLSFLIGLLSFIFLFVPLSSIHGTTHVNEFGIVPFVGLVILMPTIHSSMHILPLIMMNKRAKVYFNMKKSFIPTCKYQAKTFMSKPVSIMSAFAPTLFITIPGIFASMIFADYYVYILLLTAIHIGASFTDFLYILHVSKAPKRAYIESEHEGFAILVKAKG; encoded by the coding sequence ATGAACTGCTGGAAATCTATAAATTTCACGAAAGAATTTGGTATTAATAGACTATACTTTCTTTCATTTTTGATCGGATTACTATCATTCATATTTCTCTTTGTACCTTTATCCAGTATTCATGGTACAACACATGTCAATGAGTTTGGCATTGTGCCTTTTGTAGGCCTGGTTATTCTAATGCCAACCATACATTCATCTATGCACATTCTACCATTAATTATGATGAATAAACGAGCTAAAGTCTATTTTAATATGAAAAAAAGTTTTATTCCTACTTGTAAATATCAAGCAAAAACATTCATGTCAAAACCGGTATCTATCATGTCAGCATTTGCTCCGACATTATTCATTACCATTCCGGGAATTTTTGCATCCATGATATTTGCTGACTATTATGTTTATATTTTATTATTAACTGCGATCCATATCGGCGCATCCTTTACCGATTTTTTATATATTCTTCATGTAAGTAAAGCACCTAAACGTGCCTATATTGAAAGTGAGCACGAAGGTTTTGCCATTTTGGTAAAAGCAAAGGGATAA